The nucleotide window GTCCACACACACACTACCCCAAAGTAGAGGTCTTAGCACTTTTCATAGTGGGACCTAGTGCCTCAGCTAGAGGGGAGGGTGGCAAATGGCTGGAGGACTTGGAGGCACCTTCAGAGTGACTTGCATTCCTGGGCTCTACAGGCAAAGAAGGGTGGTAAGCTGGCCTGGACCCAGGGCAAGGGCCGGGGCTCCTACTGCAGGAACCTCCATGCTCCTGCCCTCACCATTGTTCTGTCCCCCTCCCCAGTTCTGGAGAGCCCCCGAGATCTTCAGTTCAGTGAAATTGGGGAGACCTCAGCCAAGGTCAGCTGGATGCCTCCACCATCCAGGGTGGACAGCTTCAAAGTCTCTTACCAGCTAGCAGATGGAGGTGACACCATTTTGCCCGTATCCTCATTTGCTTACATTTCCCCTGTCCCCTGCACTCCACCTACCCTCCAGCTGCTCTGGGGATTCCTGAGTAACTCCCCAACCCCGAACACATTTTCAGGGGAGCCACAGAGTGTGCAGGTGGATGGCCGGGCCCAGATCCAGAAGCTCCAGGGGCTGATCCCAGGTGCTCGCTATGAGGTGACTGTGGTGTCCGTGCGCGGCTTTGAGGAGAGTGAGCCTCTAACAGGCTTCCTCACTACAGGTGAGATGGACTGAGACCCCACGCAAGAAGTGGAGACAAGAAAATctgggcgggcggcgcctgtagctcaaggagtagggcgccggtcccatatgccagaggtggcgagttcaaacccagccccagccaaaaaccaaaaaagaaaatttgggcaTGGGTGGGGGGGTGAGAGGGaatagggagagggagggggcaggggaggcATTGGAGTCTCTAATTGCAGACAAAAGGCCAGTGGAGCTTGGGGAGGTAAAGGGTAGGAGAGCAGCAGGGGACGCCTCTGAGCTCTTCCCCTTCTCCAGTTCCCGACGGCCCCACCCAGCTGCGTGCTCTGAACTTGACTGAGGGGTCTGCCCTGTTGCACTGGAAGCCCCCCCAAAAACCTGTGGACACATATGACGTCCGGGTCACAGCCCCTGGAGGTGAGCAGGGCTGAAGCCTTTGGAGGGACTCGTTGAGGAAGGGAGAGCAGGAGCAGGCTGGACTATGTCAGGGCCTGGAGGGGCAGATAATGACCCCCACGTGCACTCCCAGCCCCATCTCTGCAGGGCTCAGCCCCAGGCAGTGCCGTGGACTACCCTGTAAACAACCTTGAGCTCCACACCAACTACACGGCAACTGTGCAAGGCCTTCGGGGCCCCAACCTCACCTCCCCTGCCAGCATAACCTTCACCACAGGTACAGTCTGTGGGATAGACAGGATGGGTGGTGAGAGTGGGCTGCTGCTCCAGGAACAAGGATGGGGCTCATCCCCAGCTCTTCTTCCTATTTTTCCTCCCAGGGCTAGAGGCCCCCCAGGACTTGAAAGCCAAGGAAGTAACTCCCCGCACGGCCCTGCTCACTTGGACTAGGCCCCAAGTCCCACCCACAGGCTACCTGCTCAGCTTTGACACGCCTGGCGGACAGACCCAGGTGCCCAGCCCCTGCACCACTAACCAACTTCCCTCCTGGGCTGACCCCAGGAGGGGTTGACTCTGGCTATCCGGAGGGTCCCCACCACCTCCCTGACCTGCCCCTTGTCTGTCCCACAGGAGATCCTGCTTCCTGGAGGGGTCACCTCTCACCAGATTCTTGGCCTCTTTCCCTCCACCCCATACAGTGCACGGCTCCGGGCCATGTGGGGTGAAAGCCTCACACCACCTGTGTCCACCTCCTTCACCACAGGTGCCTGGACACTGGGGCCTGAGGGTGGGTGCTGGGTGGGCAGCAGGAGCCTATGATTTGAAAAAAGTATCAGCCCCTCACTCTTCTCTCCCTAGGTGGACTGCGGATCCCCTTCCCCAGGGACTGTGGAGAGGAGATGCAAAATGGGGCCACCACCTCAAGGACCACCACCATCTTCCTCAATGGCAACCGCGAGCGGCCCCTGAATGTGTTTTGCGACATGGAGACTGATGGGGGTGGTTGGCTGGTGGGTGGCATCAGGAATCCCAGGGCTCTGTCCAGGGCAGGGGCTGCTGCTCCAGGAGCCAGAGGTTGATGGTGCCCCCACCTGCTCCCCAGGTATTCCAGCGCCGCATGGACGGACAGACGGACTTCTGGAGAGACTGGGAGGACTACGCCCATGGTTTTGGGAACATCTCCGGGGAGTTCTGGCTGGGTCAGTGCTTCTCAGGGACTTGGGTAACTAGAGAGGGGGTCAGGGCCCTGTGGACACCAACTGATGAGGGCacaccccccacctccaggcaATGAGGCCCTGCACAGCCTGACAAAGGCCGGAGATTACTCCATGCGTGTAGACCTGAGGGCTGGGGATGAGGCCGTGTTTGCCCAGTACGACTCCTTCCGAGTAGACTCCGCTGCGGAGTACTACCGCCTCCACCTGGAGGGCTACCAGGGCACCGCAGGTAAGGGTGGGCCGCAGGGGTGGTGGGATAGGTGGCCTGAGGGGAGGTCCTCATCACTTCTGCCTCCATCCTTCCCAGGGGACTCTATGAGCTACCACAGTGGCAGTGTCTTTTCCGCACGTGATCGAGACCCCAACAACTTGCTTATCTCCTGTGCTGTTTCCTACCGAGGGGCCTGGTGGTACAGGAACTGCCACTACGCCAACCTCAACGGGCTCTATGGAAGCACAGTGGACCACCAGGTGAGGGGCATCAGGCAGCACAGAGCCAGGGTGCCCTGCAATGTGACAGGACCCCCAGTTGAGCAGCCCTCTACCTCCAAGCCCTCGTCTGTGAAGTGGAATAATAATGCTGACCTCACAGTGGTCTGGAGGACATGATTTATTAGCTGGAAAGGGCCAGCTCAGGATTAAACCTCAATCCTTTGCAACTGAGGGTCAGAAAGGCAGCAAGGAGGGAGGTTGGTTGAGTTCTGGGAGCTCCTTGGAAAGGAGCAGGGAGGAGCAGATGGATTTTGGGCTCTGACTATCTCTTGACCACCACTTTCCCAGGGAGTGAGCTGGTACTCGTGGAAGGGCTTTGAGTTCTCAGTGCCCTTCACGGAAATGAAGCTGAGACCAAGAAGCTTTCGGTCCCCAGCGGGAGGAGGCTGAGCTGTTGTCCACCTCTCTTGCACCCCAGTATGACTGCCAAGCACTGAGGGGTCGCCCTGAGAGAAGAGCTAGGGGCTGCCTTCACCACCCAGCAGGAAACCTTCTCTGCCAGCGATCTCACAGCACCATGTTTacaggggggaggggaaggggttaTATGGGAGCAataaaggagaaactgaggcacatggcTGGCGCTGGTCCTGCCCCATCACTGGTGCTGGCCCAGCTGGCGGCCAGCCACACCCCGGGGCTGCAGCCGCACCTGGAAAGGCTGTACCTTGAGATTGGTGGTGAAGtagggctggggctgcagggagggcAGGGCACCTTCAGCCGGTGGCAGCAGTGTGAAGGCCTGCAGCAGTCGGGACAGCACCACAAAGAGCTCCAGGCGTGCCAGTGGCTCACCCAGACATATGCGGGCCCCGCACCCAAAGGCCAGCACTCTGGGGCTCTTGCCCGGCTTCAGGAAGCGGTCTGTGGACAGATGTGGAGGGTGTTCAGTGGCCACCAGGCCCGACCTCCACTGCCTCTGCACATAGGCACATGGCACCCTACATACCTGGCAAGAACTCATGTGGCTGCTCCCAGACAGTGTCGTCAAGGTGGGCACCTTGGAGATTGGGGATGACAACTGTGCCCTCAGGGATGTCATAGCCAAAGATCCTGAAGGAGAGTGGAGTTAGAGGCTGGCCCAGATCCTGCTGGGCTCAGGCCTTCCTCACTCATCCCTAATCCTCTAAAGTCACCTGCTGAGCTGCATCGTGCGGTGGGGCAAGGCCAAGGGCACAACAGGCCGTAGGCGCAGTACCTCGGCAATGGTGGCATTGAGCAAGGGCAGCCGCTCTCGGTCCTTGTAGGAGACCCAGGAGCCAGAAGCACTGGGGCCCAGTTCAAGATCTAGCTCCTCCTGTAATCGCCTCTGAATCTGGAAGTGGGGATGTCTAGGGTCCAAGCCCTGCCCTGTCCAGCCCACAGCTTCCTAGCTTCCAGCCACCACCCCAGCAACCCAATGGAGTCTTTGTGCCAATTAGGAGAAGGCAGCCTCTCTGGGCAAGCACAGCTTGACTCAGGGAGTAGTGCCTGAGCTGAGCAAGCTGGTCCCTCACCCCACACCAGGCTTCCAGGAAGGAGTTTTGCTCCCCCAGGGCATACCTCAGGGTGGTGAAGCAAGAAAGCCACAGCCCAGGAGAGGGTGGTCGCTGTGGTCTCAGTGCCACCAATGAGAAGGTCCACTGCAGCCATGTGCACATGCCCTTCAAGGAGCTGTCCACCGCCCTCTTCCACTCTTGACAGTGCCACCTCTTGGAGCATGTAGTCCATCATGTCCCTCCACTGGCCTGCCACCAGGCTCTCCTGCAAAGTGCGGGAGGAGTGGGCTGAGGGGCAGGCCTGGGAAGGGGTGTGGGACAGCAACAGGCCCAGAGCTGGGGGATGCAGGAGAACCTGCCTCGTAGCAATGCTGGGGCCAACAGCATCACCCACCGTGGGCCCAGGGGCATCTGATCCACACACAATCCCCACCTTGTGCCACCTCAGCTGCTTCTCTACAAAGTAGTCCCTCTTCTCTATAGTCTGCTGCAGCTTCCAAAGACATGGATTGGGAAAGAACTAGAGAAGGGAACAAAAGAACTATAGCTTCTAGGAAGAATCCCAttcctcctccccaacccctTTTCCCAGGACACAGGGGTGTCTGGGCTATACCGCCTCACCCTGAGAAAGGGAATTATGTCCAAAATTTGGATGGACCAGTGGTCCCAGATTTTCATCACCTCCTGGACCCAGTTGTAAAAGGCATGTATCAAGTTGTCCTCCTaccagaaaaggaaggaatgctTTCAGTACAAGAGAGGATCAGGGAGGGGCTGAGGCTGGGCCTGAGGGTATGTGAGCATGACCTTGATCTTGTCTCCAAAGGTGAGGTAGCAGATGATGCTGCAGGTGAGGAAAGAGAATTCCTTCTGAATGGCCACAGGGGAGCTGGTCTGGGTTCTCAGGCGCTGTGGAGAAGGAGTGTGAGCTAAGCAGGCCGGGGGCAGGAGCTGCCAGGAGAGCTGAGGATAACCTAAGGTGGCTGTGGAAGCCCAGACTCACCTCAAAGAACTCCTGGGTCAGCTTCTCCACCACAGTCTCCATGGAGTTGCGAATGCCTAGCAACAGGGCTGAGCGGGTGAGTTTCTTGTGGGCCTTCCAGAGCAAGGAGTAGTCCCCTAGCGACAGGTCTGGGTAGCCCTGAGATGCCAGCTTGTCTACAGGGAGTGTAAGGAGTGAAGGGTGAACACTGACCAAGGAAGCCAAGGGCCTGACCACCTTCtgcctcccccaacccctgctcCTTCCCCCAAGAAATGCCCTGGCCCTTACAGGACAGCATCTGGGGTCTGCCGGCAAAGTCCACCCACTTTCTGATCATGGCTTCCTCAATGGTCCTCTTGGAGTTCAACACCACCACATCTGAGGGAGAAGCAGAGCAAGGTCCTGAGGACCCTACCCACCCTCCCTTGGTGGGG belongs to Nycticebus coucang isolate mNycCou1 chromosome 9, mNycCou1.pri, whole genome shotgun sequence and includes:
- the LOC128593390 gene encoding steroid 21-hydroxylase encodes the protein MLLLGLLLLLPLLAGACLLWGQWKLRSLHLPPLAPGFLHLLQPNLPLYLLGLTQKFGPIYRLRLGLQYVVVLNSKRTIEEAMIRKWVDFAGRPQMLSYKLASQGYPDLSLGDYSLLWKAHKKLTRSALLLGIRNSMETVVEKLTQEFFERLRTQTSSPVAIQKEFSFLTCSIICYLTFGDKIKEDNLIHAFYNWVQEVMKIWDHWSIQILDIIPFLRFFPNPCLWKLQQTIEKRDYFVEKQLRWHKESLVAGQWRDMMDYMLQEVALSRVEEGGGQLLEGHVHMAAVDLLIGGTETTATTLSWAVAFLLHHPEIQRRLQEELDLELGPSASGSWVSYKDRERLPLLNATIAEVLRLRPVVPLALPHRTMQLSRIFGYDIPEGTVVIPNLQGAHLDDTVWEQPHEFLPDRFLKPGKSPRVLAFGCGARICLGEPLARLELFVVLSRLLQAFTLLPPAEGALPSLQPQPYFTTNLKVQPFQVRLQPRGVAGRQLGQHQ